The following proteins come from a genomic window of Proteiniphilum propionicum:
- a CDS encoding sigma-54-dependent transcriptional regulator has translation MTTKQGKILIVDDNEDILFALNLLLQPHVEKVKVTTQPERIVHFMDTFAPDVILLDMNFTKDADSGQEGFFWLEKIKETDPDAVVIFVTAYSDTEKAVQAIKAGATDFIPKPWAKDKLLATVASAVELRRKRTEVSQLKKQVAALESNLSFPEIIGESEVMQSLFDTIDKLKNTDANILILGENGTGKDLVANLLYCCSPRADKPFVHIDLGAIPETLFESELFGYEKGAFTDAKKEKQGRFEIASGGTLFLDEIGNLTLATQMKLLTAIEKQQIMRLGGTSPIHINVRLLCATNADIHAMVDRSEFRQDLLYRINTIELHIPPLRERGKDIELLAGHFLHRFAKKYKKDIRSISTSALRKLNSYNWPGNVRELQHAMERAVILASGYTLSADDFILKPASARKSKSENLNLEELEQSTIEKALEQADGNMSQAAELLGITRFALYRKIEKYK, from the coding sequence ATGACAACCAAACAAGGAAAAATACTCATCGTTGACGACAACGAAGACATCCTCTTCGCCCTCAATCTGCTGCTGCAGCCGCACGTGGAAAAGGTGAAAGTTACAACGCAACCCGAACGTATCGTGCATTTTATGGATACGTTCGCACCCGATGTGATTCTGCTCGATATGAACTTCACAAAAGATGCGGATAGCGGACAAGAAGGATTCTTTTGGCTCGAAAAAATAAAAGAAACAGACCCCGATGCTGTGGTGATTTTCGTAACGGCTTATTCCGATACCGAAAAAGCGGTGCAAGCCATAAAAGCCGGAGCTACCGACTTTATTCCCAAGCCGTGGGCAAAGGATAAATTACTGGCAACGGTGGCTTCAGCTGTGGAATTACGCCGCAAACGTACAGAAGTTTCGCAACTGAAAAAACAAGTGGCGGCTCTTGAGAGCAACCTTTCGTTTCCTGAAATCATCGGAGAAAGCGAAGTGATGCAATCGTTATTTGACACCATCGACAAACTGAAAAATACCGATGCCAACATCCTGATCTTGGGCGAAAACGGAACAGGAAAAGATTTGGTTGCCAACCTGCTTTATTGCTGCTCGCCACGTGCCGACAAACCGTTTGTACACATTGATTTAGGTGCAATTCCCGAAACGTTGTTCGAAAGCGAACTCTTCGGATACGAAAAAGGAGCATTTACCGATGCCAAAAAAGAAAAACAAGGTCGGTTTGAAATTGCATCGGGTGGCACGTTGTTTCTGGACGAAATCGGGAACCTCACGCTCGCCACGCAAATGAAACTGCTAACGGCTATTGAAAAACAACAAATTATGCGCCTTGGCGGCACTTCGCCCATCCATATAAACGTACGTTTGCTTTGCGCTACCAATGCCGATATTCACGCGATGGTGGATCGTAGCGAGTTTCGGCAAGATTTACTGTACCGCATCAACACCATCGAGTTGCACATTCCACCGCTTCGCGAACGCGGAAAAGATATTGAACTGCTTGCAGGTCATTTTCTGCATCGCTTCGCCAAGAAATATAAGAAAGACATCCGAAGCATTTCCACATCCGCTTTACGAAAATTAAATTCATATAATTGGCCCGGCAACGTGCGCGAATTGCAACACGCCATGGAGCGCGCCGTGATTTTGGCATCGGGATACACGCTTTCCGCCGATGATTTTATATTGAAACCGGCATCTGCCAGAAAATCGAAATCCGAAAACCTGAATCTGGAAGAATTGGAACAATCCACCATCGAAAAAGCGCTTGAACAGGCCGACGGGAACATGAGTCAAGCAGCAGAACTGTTGGGTATTACTAGATTTGCCTTATATCGGAAAATTGAAAAATATAAGTAA
- a CDS encoding endonuclease/exonuclease/phosphatase family protein — protein MHKINLFLLLAISVMICCGTNRNNNKTETVKILSYNVRNARGMDEVTDYNRVASVIKRIDADCAAIQELDSATQRSGGFIVLDELAKRTGMFATYNKSIDYQGGGYGIGILTKEKPLRKEAVLLPGSEEQRSLLLVEMPDYVICCTHWSLNQPDRMVSVDVINELIKNYTSKPVFLAGDLNAVPGSEEIQELLKAWSVLNDTLQPTIPANNPKKCIDYVMVKNNPKFVFNVLETKVENELMASDHLPLWVTVSVKDNN, from the coding sequence ATGCATAAAATCAACCTGTTTCTATTACTTGCCATATCAGTAATGATCTGCTGCGGGACGAATCGGAACAACAATAAAACCGAGACAGTCAAAATCCTATCTTACAATGTTCGCAACGCCCGCGGCATGGACGAAGTAACCGATTACAACCGTGTTGCATCAGTAATCAAGCGTATTGATGCCGATTGTGCGGCAATTCAGGAGCTCGACAGCGCAACCCAAAGGAGCGGAGGTTTTATTGTCCTTGATGAGCTAGCCAAACGCACAGGGATGTTTGCCACCTATAATAAATCTATAGATTATCAGGGAGGTGGTTACGGGATAGGCATACTGACAAAAGAAAAGCCCCTGCGTAAAGAAGCAGTCCTGTTGCCCGGCAGTGAAGAACAGCGAAGCCTGCTGCTTGTTGAAATGCCCGATTATGTGATCTGCTGCACTCACTGGTCGTTGAATCAGCCCGACAGGATGGTATCGGTCGATGTAATCAATGAACTGATAAAAAATTACACGTCAAAACCGGTCTTCCTTGCAGGCGACCTGAATGCCGTCCCCGGCTCTGAAGAAATTCAGGAATTATTAAAGGCGTGGTCTGTTTTGAATGATACATTACAACCTACAATCCCTGCTAATAATCCTAAAAAATGTATCGACTATGTGATGGTGAAGAATAACCCTAAATTTGTTTTCAATGTGTTAGAGACAAAAGTGGAAAATGAGTTAATGGCCTCAGACCACCTTCCGCTATGGGTAACAGTTTCAGTAAAGGACAACAATTAA
- a CDS encoding endonuclease/exonuclease/phosphatase family protein has product MRKVFAYICLIAVSLASLQAQNKKKITLNVATFNLRMDTPSDGENAWPNRKEMVKGLIRFYDMDIVGTQEGFKHQLDDIVELDEYAYAGAGRDDGKDSGEHSAILYKKKRFEVLDKGNFWFSEKPEVPGKGWDATCCNRICSWAKFRDLKSGKEFLVFNSHFDHQGREARKNSSLLLIDRIRKIAGSTPAFVTGDFNATPEDEPIQIIYDSGKLKDAFLVTEQPPYGTTGTFNSFKPDAPMKGRIDYIWITPGITVKKYGTLNDIQYGRFPSDHFPVMIEAKL; this is encoded by the coding sequence ATGAGAAAAGTCTTTGCATATATATGCCTTATAGCAGTATCATTAGCATCTCTGCAGGCACAAAACAAAAAGAAGATAACGCTAAACGTGGCCACTTTCAACCTGAGGATGGACACCCCCAGCGACGGCGAGAATGCATGGCCAAACAGAAAGGAGATGGTTAAAGGGTTGATCCGCTTTTACGACATGGATATTGTAGGTACACAGGAAGGTTTTAAACATCAGCTCGATGATATCGTTGAGTTGGACGAATACGCCTATGCAGGTGCAGGGCGTGACGATGGAAAGGATTCAGGTGAGCATTCTGCAATCCTATATAAGAAAAAACGGTTTGAAGTGTTGGATAAAGGCAATTTCTGGTTTTCCGAAAAACCTGAAGTACCGGGTAAAGGGTGGGATGCCACCTGCTGCAACCGCATCTGTTCATGGGCAAAATTCAGGGACCTGAAATCGGGAAAAGAGTTCCTGGTATTCAACTCACACTTCGATCACCAGGGAAGGGAAGCACGTAAAAACTCATCGTTGTTACTGATAGACAGAATCAGAAAGATAGCCGGCAGCACACCAGCTTTTGTTACAGGAGACTTTAACGCGACCCCCGAAGATGAGCCTATCCAGATTATATACGACTCGGGGAAACTGAAAGATGCGTTTCTGGTAACCGAACAGCCTCCCTATGGTACAACCGGCACCTTCAACTCTTTCAAGCCTGATGCTCCCATGAAAGGACGTATAGACTATATCTGGATTACACCCGGTATCACTGTGAAAAAATATGGTACTCTCAATGATATACAGTACGGGCGTTTTCCGTCGGATCATTTCCCGGTAATGATAGAGGCGAAACTATGA
- a CDS encoding lipoprotein signal peptidase, translating to MKSSTKKAWTALLVVVLVLLADQLSKIWVKTHMGLNDTIDITEWFKIYFVENNGMAFGIEAGGKLFLSLFRIIAVIFIIVFLSRLIKENYKTGFIACIALVLAGASGNIIDSLFYGVIFESSYPGHVASFVPWGEGYSSLLHGKVVDMLYFPLFSGTFPGWVPIVGGEDFLFFRFIFNIADSAITVGVILILLFYRRTLSYALLSKNEREKIDKKQQEKGSTGEM from the coding sequence ATGAAAAGTAGTACAAAAAAGGCATGGACAGCACTATTGGTTGTTGTTTTAGTCCTTCTCGCAGACCAGCTTTCCAAAATATGGGTAAAGACACATATGGGGCTTAATGATACCATTGACATTACCGAATGGTTTAAAATCTATTTCGTAGAGAACAATGGGATGGCTTTCGGTATCGAAGCCGGTGGAAAACTATTCCTTTCACTTTTCAGGATTATTGCAGTTATATTTATAATTGTATTTCTTTCGAGACTTATAAAAGAGAATTACAAAACCGGTTTTATTGCATGTATTGCGCTAGTTCTGGCCGGTGCGTCGGGTAATATCATAGACAGTCTGTTCTATGGGGTTATTTTCGAATCGAGTTATCCCGGACATGTGGCTTCGTTTGTACCATGGGGAGAAGGCTATTCGTCACTACTTCACGGTAAGGTGGTTGATATGCTATATTTCCCCCTGTTTAGTGGCACTTTCCCCGGTTGGGTCCCAATTGTCGGGGGAGAAGATTTTCTCTTTTTCAGGTTTATTTTCAATATTGCTGATTCGGCCATCACGGTAGGTGTTATTCTGATTCTACTTTTCTACAGAAGAACGCTGTCATACGCATTACTGTCGAAAAATGAACGTGAAAAAATCGATAAAAAGCAACAGGAAAAAGGAAGTACAGGTGAAATGTAG
- a CDS encoding ATP-binding protein: MMVKREIEGAMKQLAEKYPIIALTGPRQSGKTTLLKEMFSDYRYVNLENPDTRNFAETDPQSFLNQYDKYVIFDEVQRVPHLFSYIQSIVDDSRIMGQFIFSGSQNFHLMQNITQSLAGRVAIFRLFPFDFQELTNAELLQPEYAEYLKKGFYPAIYDRNIKPSDFYPNYIETYIQRDVSELIAIKDMSLFQKFLTLCATRAGQMLNMSNLAKECGISSPTVKAWLSALENSYIIFLLRPFYNNFSKRIVKSPKLYFYDTGLLSNLLKINDVSKIENQSIKGTLFENMIISQYVKRLHHKNEKQIEPWFWRDSEGNEVDMVLEKSQQTEIVEIKATQTIMPDLFKGLNYYAALAKETKLIKTLIYGGNERQNRTVAQIVPWNETDV, from the coding sequence ATGATGGTTAAGCGGGAAATAGAAGGTGCTATGAAACAACTTGCAGAAAAATATCCCATTATCGCACTTACGGGACCAAGACAATCAGGCAAAACAACGTTGCTAAAAGAGATGTTTTCGGATTACAGGTATGTGAACCTTGAAAATCCGGATACGCGAAATTTTGCGGAAACCGATCCGCAAAGTTTTTTAAACCAGTACGATAAATATGTTATTTTTGATGAAGTGCAGCGCGTACCGCATTTGTTTTCATATATTCAATCCATTGTTGACGATAGCAGAATAATGGGACAATTTATTTTTTCGGGTTCGCAAAACTTTCATCTGATGCAAAACATCACGCAAAGTTTGGCGGGTAGAGTTGCCATTTTTCGGCTTTTTCCGTTCGATTTTCAAGAATTGACAAATGCGGAACTACTTCAACCAGAATACGCGGAATATTTGAAAAAAGGTTTTTACCCTGCTATTTACGACCGAAATATCAAGCCTTCGGATTTTTATCCGAACTACATCGAAACCTACATTCAGCGCGATGTGAGCGAATTGATTGCCATCAAGGATATGAGCCTTTTCCAAAAGTTTTTGACATTGTGTGCAACTCGTGCAGGGCAGATGCTGAATATGAGCAACTTGGCAAAAGAATGTGGCATTTCGTCGCCAACAGTAAAGGCGTGGCTGTCGGCATTAGAAAACAGTTACATCATTTTTCTGCTGAGACCCTTTTACAACAATTTCAGCAAACGCATTGTCAAATCTCCCAAGCTTTATTTCTACGACACAGGGTTATTAAGTAATCTGCTAAAAATAAATGACGTATCGAAAATTGAAAATCAATCCATAAAGGGCACATTGTTTGAAAATATGATTATTTCGCAATACGTAAAGCGTCTGCATCATAAAAATGAAAAACAAATAGAGCCGTGGTTTTGGCGGGATTCGGAAGGCAACGAGGTGGACATGGTACTCGAAAAATCGCAGCAAACTGAAATTGTAGAAATCAAAGCAACACAGACCATTATGCCGGATTTGTTTAAGGGATTAAATTATTACGCTGCACTCGCAAAAGAAACGAAACTCATAAAAACATTGATTTACGGCGGAAACGAAAGGCAAAACCGTACCGTAGCACAAATTGTGCCGTGGAATGAAACAGATGTTTGA
- a CDS encoding TraR/DksA family transcriptional regulator produces MSEKTKYSEEELEEFRAIINEKLQVARQEYENYRAAVTNTDGNDTVDTSPTYKVLEEGASTLSKEEAGRLAQRQMKFIQNLQAALVRIENGTYGICRETGKLIPKERLRAVPHATLSIEAKSKKKK; encoded by the coding sequence ATGAGCGAGAAGACAAAATATTCGGAAGAGGAATTGGAAGAATTCCGTGCAATCATTAACGAGAAATTACAGGTAGCACGACAGGAATATGAAAATTATCGTGCGGCTGTAACTAATACCGACGGTAACGATACGGTAGATACATCACCAACTTATAAGGTGTTGGAGGAGGGGGCTTCAACGCTCTCGAAAGAGGAAGCAGGCAGGCTGGCTCAACGTCAGATGAAATTCATCCAGAATTTGCAGGCAGCTCTGGTGCGTATAGAAAATGGCACATACGGAATCTGCCGTGAGACCGGTAAGTTGATCCCAAAAGAGCGTCTTCGCGCAGTACCTCATGCCACGTTGAGCATAGAGGCCAAATCAAAGAAGAAGAAATAA
- a CDS encoding pyridoxal phosphate-dependent aminotransferase, with amino-acid sequence MELLSARLAALSPSETFAMAQKSNELKAQGIDVINMSVGEPDFTTPEHIKQAAKKAIDNNFSFYSPVPGFPDLKKAICDKLKNENGLDYSPAQIVVSCGAKQSICNVILSIVDKEEEVIIPAPFWVSYPEMVKLAEGKSVFVYAGIDKDFKITPQQLEEAITPKTKALILCSPSNPTGSVYTKQEIKALSDVLEKHKNVYVIADEIYEHINYIGKHESIAQFDSIRDRVVVVNGVSKGYAMTGWRIGWIAAPQWIASACSMLQGQYTSGASSISQKAAEAAYTGDQTCVDEMRKAFERRRNLIVALLEQIAGLKVNKPMGAFYIFPECSSYFGKSYNGRTVKTSSDLAMYLLEEAHVACVGGDAFGAPGCIRLSYAISDENITKAVARIKVALEKLS; translated from the coding sequence ATGGAATTATTATCTGCCAGACTAGCTGCCTTGTCGCCGTCGGAGACTTTTGCGATGGCTCAGAAAAGCAATGAACTGAAAGCTCAGGGCATTGATGTGATAAATATGAGTGTTGGTGAACCCGATTTTACCACTCCCGAGCATATAAAACAGGCAGCAAAAAAAGCTATCGATAATAATTTTTCATTCTACTCTCCTGTGCCCGGTTTCCCTGATCTGAAGAAAGCAATTTGCGATAAACTGAAAAATGAGAATGGACTGGATTATAGCCCGGCCCAAATTGTTGTATCCTGCGGAGCTAAACAATCGATCTGTAACGTAATCCTCTCAATTGTTGATAAAGAGGAGGAGGTTATTATTCCAGCTCCTTTTTGGGTAAGTTATCCGGAAATGGTGAAGTTGGCAGAAGGTAAATCTGTATTCGTTTATGCAGGGATCGATAAAGACTTTAAGATTACACCACAACAGTTGGAAGAAGCTATCACTCCCAAAACAAAAGCATTGATACTTTGTTCACCTTCAAATCCTACGGGAAGTGTTTATACCAAGCAGGAAATTAAAGCATTGTCTGATGTACTGGAAAAGCACAAGAACGTCTATGTAATTGCTGATGAGATCTATGAACATATCAATTATATCGGGAAACATGAGTCGATTGCTCAATTTGATTCAATCCGTGATCGTGTAGTTGTGGTGAACGGCGTATCAAAAGGGTATGCCATGACCGGTTGGCGTATAGGGTGGATAGCGGCTCCACAATGGATTGCTTCGGCATGCAGTATGTTACAGGGGCAATACACATCGGGAGCATCTTCAATCTCACAGAAAGCCGCTGAAGCAGCATATACCGGAGACCAGACCTGTGTGGATGAGATGAGAAAGGCGTTTGAAAGGCGAAGAAACCTTATTGTGGCCCTGCTTGAACAAATCGCGGGATTGAAGGTTAACAAACCTATGGGGGCATTTTATATTTTCCCCGAGTGCAGCAGTTACTTTGGTAAGTCTTATAATGGCAGAACCGTAAAAACTTCTTCCGATCTTGCTATGTACCTGCTTGAAGAGGCACACGTGGCGTGTGTTGGAGGGGATGCTTTCGGCGCTCCCGGATGTATTCGCTTATCGTATGCCATCTCCGACGAAAATATAACCAAGGCTGTTGCGCGGATTAAAGTGGCTTTGGAGAAACTATCCTGA
- a CDS encoding sensor histidine kinase: MKLQTKYIFFLKIIAIMLLSLIGAWIYLRGFYFSSALILVGIVAVAVSMYFDRKKLISRMEQLIEGIRHSDFSTHFVSNTSNDEFHQLSQEMNEALDIFRSRTHDAMMDEAESQAWQKLISVLTHEIMNSITPIISLSETLSERETPNEDGSEEYHVMKHAMETIHRRSKGLLSFVENYRKLTRLPQPTVQPIHVQSMLKSMQQLIAPGGIEFTYSVYPDQLILKADKGMTDQLLLNLLKNAHEACVTQSKSKIDIEAVKVGDEIHISVSDNGQGISPEATEKIFIPFYSTKPSGSGIGLSICRQIMLRHKGKIVVRSDENGSKFTMVFPG, encoded by the coding sequence ATGAAACTTCAAACTAAATATATCTTTTTCCTGAAAATAATAGCCATTATGCTATTATCGCTCATTGGTGCATGGATTTACCTGAGAGGGTTTTACTTCTCGTCAGCTTTGATATTGGTTGGAATTGTGGCGGTTGCGGTTTCCATGTATTTCGACCGAAAAAAACTGATTAGCCGCATGGAGCAATTGATTGAGGGTATTCGTCATTCCGACTTTTCCACGCATTTTGTTAGCAATACTTCAAACGACGAGTTTCATCAACTTTCGCAAGAAATGAACGAAGCACTCGATATTTTTCGCTCTCGCACGCATGATGCTATGATGGACGAAGCCGAGTCGCAAGCGTGGCAAAAACTTATCAGTGTGCTTACACACGAAATCATGAACAGCATCACGCCAATTATTTCTCTTTCCGAAACGCTCAGCGAACGCGAAACGCCCAACGAAGACGGTTCCGAAGAGTATCACGTCATGAAGCATGCGATGGAAACCATCCACCGGCGCAGCAAAGGATTGCTTTCGTTTGTTGAAAATTACCGCAAACTCACGCGGCTGCCTCAACCCACCGTTCAGCCCATTCACGTGCAATCCATGCTGAAATCCATGCAGCAATTAATAGCACCTGGTGGCATTGAGTTTACGTATTCTGTTTATCCCGATCAACTTATTCTAAAGGCCGACAAGGGTATGACGGATCAATTGTTGCTCAATTTGCTAAAAAATGCCCATGAAGCTTGCGTTACACAATCTAAATCTAAAATCGACATAGAAGCCGTAAAGGTAGGCGACGAAATCCACATTTCGGTTTCCGATAACGGACAAGGTATTTCACCCGAAGCTACAGAGAAGATTTTTATCCCTTTTTATTCCACAAAGCCTTCCGGTTCTGGCATCGGATTGAGCATTTGTCGACAAATTATGTTACGACACAAAGGGAAGATAGTGGTAAGGTCAGATGAAAATGGAAGTAAGTTTACAATGGTTTTCCCAGGTTGA
- the ileS gene encoding isoleucine--tRNA ligase: MSKKFPEYSHLDLSEINREMLEVWDEKDVFRKSLETRKGHPQFVFYEGPPSANGMPGIHHVIARSIKDIFCRYKTMKGYLVNRKAGWDTHGLPVELGVEKSLGITKEDIGKEISVEQYNSACRTEVMKYTKEWEDLTRKMGYWVDMTDPYITYDNRYIETLWYLLKELYKKNYLYKGYTIQPYSPAAGTGLSTHELNQPGCYKDVKDTTCTAQFLIKDPLPEWTEFGEPFFLAWTTTPWTLPSNMLLAVGKNIEYVAVQSYNQYTGKPITVILAKNLLSLYFPPKNEGLPLDSYKPGDKNIPFRVIDKVWEGSKLEGIRYEQLIPWVKVTDEAFKVVTGDFVTTEDGTGIVHIAPTFGADDARVGKENNIPGLLLTDKEGNLRPMVDLTGKFFRLEELDQLFVKNNINEGLYREYAGRYVKNEYDDSLTEDDATLDVDLSVMLKQQNRAFRIEKQVHNYPHCWRTDKPVLYYPLDSWFIRTTACRDTMIELNNTINWKPQSTGTGRFGKWLENLQDWNLSRSRYWGTPLPIWRTEDGKEEKCIGSVKELFEEMQKSIDAGIMNELPWKGLNLKEYKELAYDKIDLHRPYVDNIVLVSESGRPMKRELDLIDVWFDSGAMPFAQVFYPHIPDEEFRKVYPADFIAEGVDQTRGWFYTLHAISSMVMGSVAFKNVISNGLVLDKNGNKMSKRLGNAVDPFETIEKYGSDPLRWYMITNAAPWDNLKFDIEGVEEARRKFFGTLYNTYSFFVLYANVDDFRDQYPQIDIEKRPEIDRWIISLLNSLVKEVDQGYCSYEPTKAGRAISDFVNDNLSNWYVRLNRKRFWGGEMTNDKLSAYQTLYQCLITVAKLMAPIAPFYADKLYLDLISATDCNKIESVHLADFPQCDDSLIDKALEEQMYLAQAASSIVLALRRKVNIKVRQPLSKILIPVEDEEQKKYIRAVEPLILSEVNVKEIKFVDSANEMLVKRVKPDFKKLGPRYGKIMKQLAVKIQELNNSDIRELEKNGSLMINVDGQNVVVCQDDVEIISEDIPGWLVANEGRLTVALDITLTEDLRNEGLARELVNRIQNLRKAKNFEITDRIIIKVSANPVFDEAIKDYDGYIKNQVLADDIFIVDNHLEDEIEIDEYSLTISIHKNC, from the coding sequence ATGAGTAAAAAATTTCCCGAATATAGCCATTTGGACCTTTCAGAAATAAACAGGGAGATGTTGGAAGTATGGGATGAGAAAGATGTTTTCAGGAAAAGTCTGGAAACACGTAAGGGACATCCCCAGTTCGTGTTTTATGAAGGGCCGCCGTCGGCAAACGGAATGCCTGGTATCCATCATGTGATTGCGCGAAGCATTAAAGATATTTTCTGTCGTTACAAAACAATGAAAGGCTATCTGGTAAACCGGAAAGCAGGGTGGGATACTCATGGATTGCCTGTGGAGCTGGGCGTGGAGAAGTCTTTGGGAATAACCAAGGAAGATATCGGAAAAGAGATCTCGGTAGAGCAGTACAATTCGGCATGTCGTACCGAGGTTATGAAATATACCAAAGAGTGGGAAGACCTTACACGAAAAATGGGTTACTGGGTGGATATGACCGATCCCTACATCACTTACGATAACCGCTATATAGAGACCCTGTGGTATCTTCTAAAAGAGTTGTATAAAAAAAATTATCTTTATAAAGGGTATACCATTCAGCCCTATTCGCCAGCAGCAGGAACCGGACTGAGCACACATGAGCTTAATCAGCCCGGGTGTTACAAGGATGTGAAGGATACAACATGTACTGCGCAGTTTCTTATCAAGGATCCTCTCCCTGAGTGGACGGAATTTGGTGAGCCATTCTTTCTGGCATGGACAACAACACCTTGGACCTTGCCGTCGAATATGCTGCTTGCAGTAGGGAAGAATATTGAATATGTGGCAGTACAGTCTTATAATCAGTACACAGGCAAGCCAATTACCGTTATACTTGCCAAAAACTTACTGAGCTTATACTTCCCTCCTAAAAATGAGGGGCTTCCGTTAGATAGTTACAAACCCGGGGACAAGAATATTCCTTTCAGGGTTATTGACAAGGTTTGGGAAGGTTCCAAGCTGGAGGGAATACGCTATGAGCAACTGATCCCTTGGGTGAAAGTGACTGATGAAGCGTTTAAGGTGGTTACCGGTGATTTTGTAACCACAGAAGACGGAACGGGCATCGTGCATATTGCTCCCACCTTTGGTGCTGATGACGCAAGAGTTGGCAAGGAGAACAATATACCGGGATTACTGCTTACCGATAAAGAGGGCAACCTTCGCCCCATGGTTGACCTGACAGGGAAGTTTTTCCGGCTCGAAGAGCTTGATCAGCTGTTTGTAAAGAACAATATTAACGAAGGGCTTTACAGGGAGTATGCAGGACGTTATGTGAAAAATGAGTACGATGACTCTCTAACTGAAGATGATGCTACCCTTGATGTTGATCTCTCGGTAATGCTTAAACAGCAGAACCGTGCGTTTCGAATAGAGAAACAGGTGCATAATTATCCTCACTGCTGGCGTACGGATAAGCCTGTTTTGTACTATCCGCTTGACAGCTGGTTTATACGTACTACCGCATGTCGCGACACTATGATAGAGCTTAATAACACCATCAACTGGAAGCCCCAGTCAACTGGGACCGGACGTTTCGGGAAGTGGTTGGAAAATCTGCAGGACTGGAATCTGAGTCGGAGCCGCTACTGGGGAACACCTTTACCTATATGGCGTACCGAAGACGGCAAAGAGGAGAAATGTATCGGTTCGGTAAAGGAGCTTTTCGAAGAAATGCAGAAGTCGATAGATGCCGGCATAATGAATGAGCTCCCATGGAAAGGGCTGAATCTGAAAGAGTATAAAGAGCTGGCGTATGATAAAATTGACCTGCACCGTCCGTATGTTGACAATATAGTTTTGGTTTCCGAAAGTGGCCGGCCAATGAAGCGGGAGCTTGACCTAATTGATGTGTGGTTCGACAGTGGTGCGATGCCGTTCGCTCAGGTATTTTATCCGCATATTCCGGATGAGGAATTCCGGAAAGTATATCCGGCCGATTTTATTGCTGAAGGAGTGGATCAGACACGTGGCTGGTTTTATACCCTTCATGCCATCTCTTCTATGGTTATGGGGAGCGTTGCATTTAAAAATGTGATTTCCAATGGGCTGGTACTCGACAAGAACGGCAATAAGATGTCAAAACGTCTTGGCAATGCCGTTGATCCTTTCGAAACCATTGAGAAGTACGGATCCGATCCGTTGCGCTGGTATATGATTACCAATGCTGCTCCGTGGGATAATCTGAAGTTCGATATAGAGGGTGTGGAAGAGGCAAGGCGAAAGTTCTTCGGGACACTGTACAATACCTATTCCTTTTTCGTTTTATATGCCAATGTAGATGATTTCAGGGACCAGTATCCGCAGATAGATATAGAAAAACGTCCAGAGATAGATCGTTGGATAATTTCACTGCTGAATTCTCTGGTAAAGGAGGTTGATCAGGGGTATTGCTCGTATGAGCCAACCAAAGCCGGCCGAGCAATTTCAGATTTTGTGAACGATAATCTCAGCAACTGGTACGTGCGCCTGAACCGGAAACGTTTCTGGGGAGGAGAGATGACAAATGACAAGCTTTCTGCATATCAAACGCTTTACCAATGTCTGATAACTGTGGCAAAGCTGATGGCACCCATAGCACCATTTTATGCCGATAAATTGTACCTCGACCTGATTTCAGCTACTGATTGCAATAAAATTGAGTCGGTACACCTTGCCGATTTCCCGCAGTGTGATGATTCGCTGATTGACAAAGCACTTGAAGAGCAGATGTATTTAGCTCAGGCAGCATCTTCTATTGTGCTTGCATTGCGTAGGAAAGTGAATATTAAAGTGCGTCAGCCGCTCTCTAAAATATTGATTCCTGTAGAGGATGAGGAACAGAAAAAGTATATCAGGGCAGTTGAACCTCTCATCCTAAGCGAAGTTAATGTAAAGGAAATCAAGTTTGTAGATTCTGCAAATGAGATGCTGGTAAAACGTGTAAAGCCCGACTTTAAAAAACTTGGACCGCGATACGGAAAAATAATGAAACAGCTGGCGGTAAAAATTCAGGAACTTAATAACAGTGATATTCGTGAACTGGAAAAAAACGGTTCATTAATGATAAATGTTGACGGGCAAAATGTTGTTGTTTGTCAGGATGATGTTGAAATTATTTCCGAAGATATTCCCGGATGGCTGGTAGCCAACGAGGGGCGACTAACTGTTGCGTTGGATATTACGCTCACTGAAGACCTCCGCAATGAGGGCCTCGCGCGGGAGCTGGTGAATAGAATACAAAACCTACGTAAAGCGAAGAATTTTGAAATTACCGATAGGATCATAATTAAAGTTTCAGCCAATCCGGTATTTGATGAAGCCATAAAAGACTATGACGGATACATTAAAAATCAGGTACTGGCCGATGATATTTTTATCGTTGATAATCATCTGGAGGATGAAATAGAGATTGATGAATACTCTTTGACCATAAGCATACATAAAAACTGTTGA